The Terriglobales bacterium DNA segment GGCCAGCCAGAGCAGCACCGCCCCGGAGATCATGGCCATCGCCGAGGTCAGCACCGGACTTCGCGGCAGCGCGGCGCGGCGGGAATACACCACGCCCACCGCCCAGGAAAAGGCGCTCAGCAGGATGACCAGGGCCCCCGAAACATAGCCCGGCTTGGCCGCAGAGCCGTTTCCCTGCACCAGCAAAGCGACACCCGCCACGCCCAGGGCAAATCCCATCCAGGTCCGCCCGCCGGGCAGGCGGCCGCCGAGAAGAACCGGTGTCAACAAGGCGATGAAAACCGGCTCGATGGCAATCAGCACCGCCGCCAGTCCCGAAGGCACCACCTGTTCGGCCCAGTGCAGCCCGCCGTGACTGACCAGGAAGTAGAGCGTCCCCAAGACCGCCGCGGACCGCCACTCCCGGGCGGTAGGCCGTTCCCCGCGAGCTCGCATCCACAGATAGAGCACACTTCCGGCCACCAGATGGCGGGTGCCGGCAACCAGCAACGGCGGAATGGTTTCCACCGCATAGCGAATCGCCAGATAGGTGGAACCCCAGACCAGATGGATGGCCAGCAGCGAACCCACGAACAGGAGCGGGGAGGGCCGTCCCGCCGTCTTGCTCAGGGAAGCCGGAAGCGTGTTTTCAGCCACCGCCATGTGTAACCTGCTAACGCACGATTGCTGGTTATTACTCTAATGGTTCTGAGCTAACCTGTCAATACACGCTTACAGGTTATAATGGATGTATGTCTCGACCGGCAGGATTCACTTTTGAGCTCACAGGCGGAGCGCTCTGCCTCGACTTCGTGAATACGCTCAATCACCGGAATCAGGCAGGCCGTGAGCAGGAGCTCCTTCCAACCTATGCGCATCTGCTGGCCTGGTGCC contains these protein-coding regions:
- a CDS encoding EamA family transporter translates to MAVAENTLPASLSKTAGRPSPLLFVGSLLAIHLVWGSTYLAIRYAVETIPPLLVAGTRHLVAGSVLYLWMRARGERPTAREWRSAAVLGTLYFLVSHGGLHWAEQVVPSGLAAVLIAIEPVFIALLTPVLLGGRLPGGRTWMGFALGVAGVALLVQGNGSAAKPGYVSGALVILLSAFSWAVGVVYSRRAALPRSPVLTSAMAMISGAVLLWLAGIATGEHRDLHLSEVAPRSALSLLYLIVFGSLVAFTAYNWLLDHVSPTLIATHTYTNPVVAVLLGWWLAGETLSGRILLSGMLILGAILLVRRGTATVPPREAPAGD